One Falsarthrobacter nasiphocae DNA segment encodes these proteins:
- the nrdE gene encoding class 1b ribonucleoside-diphosphate reductase subunit alpha — translation MDPKYQGLGYHELNAMLNLYDEHGQIQFEADREAAHQYFLQHVNQNTVFFHSLEEKLQYLVDNEYYEEETLQKYSFAFIKSLFKLAYSKKFRFETFLGAFKYYTSYTLKTFDGKRYLERYEDRVCMAALYLAQGDETLAERMVEEIIAGRFQPATPTFLNAGKKQRGELVSCFLLRIEDNMESIGRSINSALQLSKRGGGVAFALTNIREVGAPIKQIENQSSGVIPVMKLLEDSFSYANQLGARQGAGAVYLHAHHPDIYRFLDTKRENADEKIRIKTLSLGVVIPDITFELAKRDEDMYLFSPYDVQRVYGVPLSDVNVTEKYREMVDDARIKKTKIKAREFFQTIAEIQFESGYPYVMFEDTVNKANPIEGKIIMSNLCSEILQVSSPTTYNEDLSYADTGKDISCNLGSMNIAKTMDSPDFGASIETAIRALTAVSDLSHIGSVPSIAKGNDSSHAIGLGQMNLHGYLARERVHYGSEEGIDFTNIYFYTVLFHALRSSNKIAQETGKTFGGFENSTYASGAFFDKYTEQEWAPATPRVAELFEGIHIPTQEDWKALKQDVMEHGLYNQNLQAVPPTGSISYINNSTSSIHPVAAKIEIRKEGKIGRVYYPAPYLTNDNLDYYQDAYEIGYEKIIDTYAAATQHVDQGLSLTLFFKDTATTRDINRAQIYAWRKGIKTLYYIRLRQLALEGTEVDGCVSCML, via the coding sequence ATTGACCCCAAGTACCAGGGGCTCGGTTACCACGAGCTCAACGCCATGCTCAATCTGTACGACGAGCACGGCCAGATCCAGTTTGAGGCGGATCGGGAGGCGGCACACCAGTACTTCCTCCAGCACGTCAACCAGAACACGGTCTTCTTCCACTCCCTCGAGGAGAAGCTCCAGTACCTCGTGGACAACGAGTACTACGAGGAGGAGACGCTCCAGAAGTACTCCTTCGCCTTCATCAAGAGCCTGTTCAAGCTGGCCTATTCCAAGAAGTTCCGCTTCGAGACCTTCTTGGGCGCGTTCAAGTACTACACGTCCTACACGCTCAAGACGTTTGACGGAAAGCGCTACCTGGAGCGCTACGAGGACCGCGTGTGCATGGCGGCCCTGTACCTTGCACAGGGCGACGAGACCCTGGCCGAGCGCATGGTCGAGGAGATCATCGCGGGCCGCTTCCAGCCCGCCACGCCGACCTTCCTCAACGCGGGCAAGAAGCAGCGCGGCGAGCTCGTTTCCTGCTTCCTCCTGCGCATCGAGGACAACATGGAGTCGATCGGCCGCTCCATCAACTCCGCCCTCCAGCTGTCCAAGCGCGGCGGCGGCGTCGCCTTCGCGCTGACCAACATCCGCGAGGTCGGCGCGCCGATCAAGCAGATCGAGAACCAGTCCTCGGGCGTCATCCCCGTCATGAAGCTCCTCGAGGACAGCTTCTCCTACGCCAACCAGCTCGGCGCCCGCCAGGGCGCAGGCGCCGTGTACCTGCATGCGCACCACCCGGACATCTACCGGTTCCTCGACACGAAGCGCGAGAACGCGGACGAGAAGATTCGCATCAAGACCCTCTCGCTCGGCGTCGTCATCCCGGACATCACGTTCGAGCTCGCGAAGCGGGACGAGGACATGTACCTGTTCTCCCCCTACGACGTCCAGCGCGTCTACGGCGTGCCGCTCTCTGACGTCAACGTCACGGAGAAGTACCGCGAGATGGTGGACGACGCGCGGATCAAGAAGACGAAGATCAAGGCCCGCGAGTTCTTCCAGACCATCGCGGAGATCCAGTTCGAGTCCGGCTACCCGTACGTGATGTTCGAGGACACGGTCAACAAGGCCAACCCCATCGAGGGCAAGATCATCATGTCCAACCTCTGCTCGGAGATCCTCCAGGTGTCCTCGCCGACCACCTACAACGAGGACCTCTCCTACGCGGACACGGGCAAGGACATCTCCTGCAACCTCGGGTCCATGAACATCGCCAAGACGATGGACTCCCCGGACTTCGGCGCCTCCATCGAGACGGCCATCCGAGCGCTGACCGCGGTGTCGGACCTGTCGCACATCGGCTCGGTCCCCTCGATCGCCAAGGGCAACGACTCCTCGCACGCCATCGGCCTCGGCCAGATGAACCTCCACGGCTACCTGGCTCGCGAGCGCGTCCACTACGGCTCGGAGGAGGGGATCGACTTCACGAACATCTACTTCTACACGGTCCTCTTCCACGCGCTGCGCTCCTCGAACAAGATCGCCCAGGAGACGGGCAAGACCTTCGGCGGGTTCGAGAACTCGACCTACGCGTCCGGCGCGTTCTTCGACAAGTACACGGAGCAGGAGTGGGCCCCGGCCACGCCGCGGGTCGCTGAGCTCTTCGAGGGCATCCACATCCCGACGCAGGAGGACTGGAAGGCTCTCAAGCAGGACGTCATGGAGCACGGCCTGTACAACCAGAACCTCCAGGCCGTCCCGCCGACCGGCTCGATCTCCTACATCAACAACTCGACGTCCTCCATCCACCCGGTGGCCGCCAAGATCGAGATCCGCAAGGAAGGCAAGATCGGGCGCGTCTACTACCCGGCCCCGTACCTGACGAACGACAACCTGGACTACTACCAGGACGCGTACGAGATCGGCTACGAGAAGATCATCGACACGTACGCTGCGGCCACGCAGCACGTGGACCAGGGCCTGTCCCTGACGCTCTTCTTCAAGGACACCGCCACCACGCGCGACATCAACCGCGCGCAGATCTACGCGTGGCGCAAGGGCATCAAGACGCTCTACTACATCCGTCTGCGCCAGCTCGCGCTGGAAGGCACGGAAGTGGACGGCTGCGTGAGCTGCATGCTCTGA
- the nrdI gene encoding class Ib ribonucleoside-diphosphate reductase assembly flavoprotein NrdI: MSEVVPAETTTARIIYFSSTSNNTARFVEKLGQPASRIPLHAGKARLKAQGEFVLVVPTYGGEEGKRSIPPQVVAFLNDPDNRALLRGVIAGGNTNFGTTYCIAGDKIAAKCNVPLLYRFELMGTAEDVSAVSKGLEAFWTARSIKA, translated from the coding sequence ATGAGCGAGGTCGTCCCGGCTGAGACGACCACCGCCCGGATCATCTACTTCTCCTCGACTTCGAACAACACCGCACGCTTCGTCGAGAAGCTCGGCCAGCCGGCGTCGCGCATTCCGCTCCATGCGGGAAAGGCGAGACTGAAGGCCCAGGGAGAATTCGTTCTCGTCGTCCCCACCTACGGGGGCGAAGAGGGGAAGCGCTCGATCCCCCCACAGGTGGTCGCCTTCCTCAATGACCCCGACAACCGAGCGCTCTTGAGGGGCGTGATCGCTGGCGGGAACACAAACTTCGGCACGACGTACTGCATTGCAGGCGACAAAATCGCGGCAAAATGCAACGTGCCGCTTCTCTACAGATTCGAACTGATGGGCACCGCCGAGGACGTCTCGGCCGTGTCGAAGGGACTGGAAGCGTTTTGGACAGCACGCTCGATCAAGGCGTAA
- the nrdH gene encoding glutaredoxin-like protein NrdH has translation MTVTVYTKPACVQCNATYRALDKKGVEYTVIDVTEDSAALEHVRSLGYMQAPVVETENDHWSGFRPDKIATLSAAVSQVA, from the coding sequence ATGACTGTGACCGTCTACACGAAGCCTGCCTGCGTCCAGTGCAACGCCACATACCGTGCCCTCGACAAGAAGGGTGTCGAGTACACGGTCATCGACGTCACCGAGGACTCGGCCGCGCTGGAGCACGTCCGCTCGCTCGGCTACATGCAGGCCCCCGTCGTCGAGACTGAGAACGACCACTGGTCCGGCTTCCGCCCGGACAAGATCGCCACCCTCTCCGCAGCGGTCTCGCAGGTCGCCTGA
- a CDS encoding LysR family transcriptional regulator codes for MTSSRHLETFLTVLRTGSITSAARQLDLSPSAVSQQISTLERDLGVDLFIRHARRLEPAPAAAVAADHARTVLAQLDALKHRLQRPPEEPALVVGMFASLAQRLARPLQARLDSAGISARYIIGDPPAVARPLLGPGGYDAGVDLALIFHLGDGSPAVTADVAREWIEDEPFDVVLPTAWGTPGDADRETLGQLPWIVHHPGTADAAIMERSLALNAEGPDIAARSDDFRASLELVRAGVGAALIPRWVHRSESAEGLDVRPGTGIRLSRRVFALSRRSSPVAPLVPAVLAAIRAELRRPPAPGMPRSSRTRP; via the coding sequence ATGACGAGCAGCCGCCACCTCGAGACCTTCCTCACCGTCCTGCGCACGGGCTCCATCACGTCCGCCGCCCGGCAGCTCGATCTCAGCCCGTCCGCCGTGAGCCAGCAGATCTCCACGCTGGAGCGCGACCTCGGCGTGGACCTCTTCATCCGACACGCCCGCCGCCTCGAGCCGGCCCCGGCCGCCGCCGTGGCCGCGGACCACGCCCGGACCGTCCTGGCCCAGCTCGACGCGCTCAAGCACCGCCTCCAGCGGCCTCCCGAGGAGCCGGCCCTCGTCGTCGGAATGTTCGCGAGCCTCGCCCAGCGCCTGGCGCGCCCCCTTCAGGCGCGCCTCGACAGCGCGGGCATTTCTGCCCGCTACATCATCGGCGACCCTCCCGCGGTGGCGCGCCCGCTCCTGGGGCCTGGAGGGTACGACGCCGGCGTGGACCTCGCCCTGATCTTCCACCTCGGGGACGGCTCCCCCGCCGTGACGGCGGACGTCGCGCGGGAGTGGATCGAGGACGAGCCGTTCGACGTCGTCCTCCCCACCGCCTGGGGCACACCCGGTGACGCAGACCGGGAGACGCTGGGGCAGCTGCCGTGGATTGTCCACCACCCCGGGACCGCGGACGCGGCCATCATGGAGCGCTCTCTCGCGCTCAACGCGGAGGGGCCGGACATTGCGGCCCGGAGCGACGACTTCCGCGCGTCCCTGGAGCTTGTCCGCGCGGGGGTGGGCGCGGCGCTCATCCCCCGCTGGGTCCACCGGAGCGAGTCCGCCGAGGGGCTCGACGTCCGGCCAGGCACGGGGATTCGCCTGTCACGGCGGGTCTTCGCGCTCTCCCGGCGCAGCAGCCCGGTAGCGCCGCTCGTCCCGGCCGTGCTCGCGGCTATCCGCGCCGAACTGCGGCGGCCGCCGGCGCCTGGGATGCCGCGCTCGAGCCGAACACGGCCATGA
- a CDS encoding carbohydrate kinase family protein, whose product MITVLGEALVDIVTSSKGTESHAGGSPFNVAVGLGRLDCPVRFIGRWGSDAHGALIDAALADARVEPVLAPTEEPTSTATATIGPTGAADYEFDIRWSLPDLSRFLPEDDDAALVHTGSIATVLPPGKDEVLRFVEAARPAATISFDPNVRPSLTADRDAARRDVERYVALADIVKASDEDLEWLYPGVDPLESARRWAEGAPAVVVVTRGEKGPWAVCAAGETSVPAPRVKVADTVGAGDSFMSGLLCAVRDAGLAGPGRRGDLNGIGTQELETLLAFAARCAAITVGRSGARPPSRAELA is encoded by the coding sequence ATGATCACCGTCCTGGGCGAGGCCCTCGTCGATATCGTCACCTCGAGCAAAGGCACGGAGAGCCACGCGGGCGGCAGCCCGTTCAACGTCGCCGTCGGCCTCGGCCGCCTGGACTGCCCCGTCCGTTTCATCGGGCGCTGGGGGAGCGACGCGCACGGCGCCCTCATCGATGCGGCGCTCGCCGACGCCCGCGTTGAGCCGGTGCTCGCGCCCACCGAGGAACCGACCTCCACCGCCACGGCGACGATCGGCCCCACGGGGGCCGCGGACTACGAGTTCGACATCCGCTGGAGCCTCCCGGACCTCTCCCGCTTCCTCCCTGAGGACGACGACGCCGCGCTCGTCCACACCGGATCCATCGCGACCGTCCTCCCGCCTGGCAAGGACGAGGTCCTGCGCTTCGTCGAGGCCGCCCGCCCTGCCGCGACCATCAGCTTTGACCCCAACGTCCGCCCCAGCCTGACCGCGGACCGGGATGCTGCGCGGCGCGATGTCGAGCGGTACGTGGCGCTCGCGGACATCGTCAAGGCCTCCGACGAGGACCTCGAGTGGCTCTACCCGGGCGTTGATCCGCTCGAGTCCGCCCGGCGGTGGGCGGAGGGGGCGCCAGCCGTCGTCGTCGTGACCCGTGGTGAGAAGGGCCCCTGGGCCGTGTGCGCGGCCGGCGAGACGAGCGTTCCGGCCCCGCGCGTCAAGGTGGCTGACACGGTCGGCGCCGGGGATTCCTTCATGTCCGGTCTTCTGTGCGCAGTGCGCGACGCCGGCCTTGCGGGTCCGGGGCGCCGCGGTGATCTCAACGGGATCGGCACGCAGGAGCTGGAGACCCTCCTCGCGTTTGCGGCCCGCTGCGCCGCCATTACGGTGGGGCGCTCGGGGGCCCGGCCGCCGTCCCGTGCCGAGCTCGCCTGA
- a CDS encoding alpha/beta hydrolase: MTQSEHGLRPKRPVPRPVVYAGMAAGAWSSLKVAGLIRARREAAIAVRPELRHWRNYLPLSPRGPVSLGLVRRFLTNETAPLDGVRTESVQVSHPAAEQFVPAFLYTPSNRHSNGALLWIHGGGTISGTAAVEHATAAGLASRLGVPVLNVDYRLAPEHPFPLPFEDCWAGLVWLHANAERLGVDPQRIAVGGTSAGGLLAAALAQKATDERVPVCFQALLAPMLDDRTSMYGTHGLGRVGWDAPANRFAWAAYRRREAAAAESRPYAVPARRNRLTGLPPAWIAIGDIDLFYPEDVDYAERLQEDGVACELVVVEGMYHGAEDRCPDAPAIRRLRASMDAALTKAFSA; encoded by the coding sequence ATGACGCAGAGTGAACACGGACTCCGTCCGAAGCGCCCCGTTCCCCGTCCAGTGGTCTACGCGGGCATGGCCGCGGGCGCGTGGTCGTCTCTCAAGGTGGCAGGCCTGATCAGGGCTCGCCGGGAGGCAGCCATCGCTGTGCGGCCGGAGCTGCGTCACTGGCGGAACTATCTGCCTCTCAGCCCCCGGGGGCCGGTATCTCTCGGGCTGGTGCGCCGGTTCCTCACAAACGAGACGGCGCCGCTGGACGGCGTCCGCACGGAGTCTGTGCAGGTCTCGCACCCCGCCGCAGAGCAGTTTGTCCCTGCTTTCCTCTACACCCCGAGCAACCGGCACTCCAACGGTGCGCTCCTGTGGATCCACGGCGGCGGGACGATCTCTGGCACGGCGGCCGTGGAGCACGCGACCGCTGCGGGCTTGGCCAGCAGGCTGGGCGTTCCGGTCCTCAACGTGGACTACCGCCTTGCGCCCGAGCACCCATTCCCTCTTCCCTTCGAGGACTGCTGGGCGGGCCTTGTCTGGCTGCACGCGAACGCTGAGCGCCTCGGCGTCGACCCGCAGCGGATCGCCGTCGGAGGCACGAGCGCGGGCGGGCTCCTGGCCGCCGCCCTCGCGCAGAAGGCCACTGATGAGCGCGTCCCTGTCTGCTTCCAGGCCCTCCTGGCGCCGATGCTTGATGACCGCACCTCGATGTACGGCACGCACGGGCTCGGCCGCGTGGGGTGGGACGCGCCGGCCAACCGCTTCGCGTGGGCCGCCTACCGGCGCAGGGAGGCCGCCGCCGCCGAGTCGCGCCCCTACGCCGTGCCTGCCCGCCGCAACCGCCTCACGGGCCTGCCTCCCGCGTGGATCGCGATTGGCGACATTGACCTCTTCTACCCGGAGGACGTGGACTATGCCGAGCGCCTCCAGGAGGACGGCGTGGCGTGTGAACTGGTCGTCGTCGAGGGCATGTACCACGGCGCGGAAGACCGCTGCCCTGACGCCCCCGCGATCCGCCGCCTGCGCGCCTCCATGGACGCAGCCCTGACAAAGGCATTCTCCGCATGA
- a CDS encoding zinc-dependent alcohol dehydrogenase family protein, whose product MRAVIMHAPGDVRVEDVEKPVIEEPTDAVLRVTMSCVCGSDLWPYRGYGEQNGPAPMGHEYIGVVEAVGDEVKNIAVGDFVVGSFVASDNTCEICAAGFQSRCVHQVMMGGIGTQAEYARVPLADGTLVKVDGEPTDAQARSLLAASDVLGTGWFAAVAAEAGPGKTVAVVGDGAVGLMAILAAKHLGAERIVAMSRHADRQALARRFGATDIVEERGDEGVAKIKELTGGLGAHSSVEAVGTQESMMQAIQSTRPGGHVGYVGVSHDVSLDGRELFISTVSLLGGPAPVRRFLPDLVDLIMSGEIDPGAVFDLTLPIEQAAEGYKAMDERRATKVLLTF is encoded by the coding sequence TTGCGCGCCGTCATCATGCACGCCCCCGGAGACGTCCGAGTCGAGGACGTTGAGAAGCCCGTCATCGAAGAGCCCACGGACGCCGTCCTTCGCGTCACCATGTCCTGCGTCTGCGGCTCCGACCTCTGGCCGTACCGCGGCTACGGCGAGCAGAACGGCCCGGCACCGATGGGGCACGAGTACATCGGCGTCGTCGAGGCCGTCGGCGACGAGGTCAAGAATATTGCGGTCGGCGATTTCGTCGTGGGCTCGTTCGTCGCCTCTGACAACACGTGTGAGATCTGCGCGGCGGGCTTCCAGTCCCGATGCGTCCACCAGGTCATGATGGGCGGGATCGGAACGCAGGCGGAGTACGCTCGCGTCCCTCTCGCTGACGGCACCCTGGTCAAGGTCGACGGCGAGCCGACCGACGCTCAGGCTCGAAGCCTCCTGGCCGCCTCCGACGTCCTCGGAACCGGCTGGTTCGCGGCTGTCGCCGCCGAAGCGGGGCCGGGCAAGACCGTCGCGGTCGTCGGCGACGGGGCCGTGGGCCTCATGGCCATCCTCGCCGCCAAGCACCTGGGCGCCGAGCGCATTGTGGCGATGTCCCGGCATGCAGACCGGCAGGCCCTGGCCCGCCGATTCGGCGCAACGGACATCGTGGAGGAGCGCGGCGACGAGGGCGTGGCGAAGATCAAGGAGCTCACAGGCGGTCTCGGGGCGCATTCCTCCGTCGAAGCTGTGGGCACGCAGGAATCCATGATGCAGGCCATCCAGTCCACGCGCCCCGGCGGGCACGTCGGCTACGTCGGCGTCTCGCACGACGTCTCACTGGACGGACGGGAGCTGTTCATCTCGACGGTCAGCCTGCTCGGCGGGCCCGCACCCGTTCGGCGGTTCCTGCCGGACCTCGTGGACCTCATCATGAGCGGCGAGATTGATCCCGGTGCTGTCTTTGACCTGACGCTGCCCATCGAGCAGGCGGCCGAGGGCTACAAGGCGATGGACGAGCGCCGCGCCACCAAGGTCCTCCTGACGTTCTAA
- a CDS encoding phosphatase PAP2 family protein — MPPTSKRPDAPSPLAVRGEHAAWARPRNLAFLGVFFLVAAPILGAVVHSSAIVDGDGRVLEELIEHRTDRLTVWMMFITNAFSPLGAIVVSLGVGGLLWWRTRSWVRGLYVPVSVGVAALVTYLLKLVFERSRPPLVDHLVNEVDFSFPSGHTTGAASLACAACLVLTATYARTWSKALAWAVGAVLIATVAVSRLYLGVHWFTDTLGGALVGIGTALVLFALMRGPLVPVLGRIDSGGARM; from the coding sequence ATGCCCCCCACCTCGAAGCGGCCCGATGCCCCCAGTCCTCTCGCAGTTCGTGGGGAGCATGCAGCCTGGGCGCGGCCACGCAACCTTGCGTTCCTCGGCGTCTTCTTCCTCGTTGCCGCACCGATTCTGGGGGCGGTGGTTCATTCTTCAGCCATCGTCGATGGAGATGGGCGCGTCCTCGAAGAGCTCATCGAACACCGGACTGACCGGCTGACTGTCTGGATGATGTTCATCACGAATGCCTTCAGCCCCTTGGGCGCCATCGTGGTTTCTCTTGGAGTCGGCGGTCTGTTGTGGTGGCGGACTCGATCCTGGGTTCGCGGTCTGTATGTCCCTGTGTCGGTGGGTGTCGCGGCTCTGGTGACGTACCTGTTGAAGCTTGTGTTTGAACGCAGCCGGCCGCCGCTCGTGGACCACCTGGTCAACGAGGTGGACTTCAGCTTCCCCTCAGGCCACACCACGGGGGCGGCCTCCCTTGCCTGTGCGGCATGCCTTGTCCTCACTGCCACGTATGCGCGGACATGGTCGAAAGCGCTTGCCTGGGCGGTTGGTGCCGTGCTGATTGCGACCGTGGCCGTCTCCCGGTTGTACCTGGGTGTCCACTGGTTCACGGACACCCTAGGTGGGGCGCTTGTGGGCATCGGGACCGCTCTGGTCCTCTTCGCCCTCATGCGAGGGCCCTTGGTGCCAGTGCTGGGTCGAATCGACTCTGGCGGTGCCCGCATGTGA
- a CDS encoding NCS2 family permease: MFSQGSSLDRFFHISQRGSTVADEVRGGLATFFAMSYIVVLAPLILGTGKDSAGVALGVPQVAAVTALVAGVMTIIMGVWAKHPFALASGLGVNAFVAVTIASTKDLTWPDVMGLVVLAGITMMILVLSGFRTAVFNAVPESLKTAIVVGIGLFIALIGLVNAGFVRRIPDEAGTTVPVGLGFGGVLIGWPTLTFIFGLLLTIALVVRKTKGGILIGVVVTTIFGVIVEALAPSGSSVKNPAGWSLVVPEIPSKAFAVPDLSLIGNVDVFGAFSHIGAISALLLSFSILLSIFFDAMGTMVGVASQAGLVDEDGQIENVNRVLLVDAAAAVVGGGASASSNQIFVESAAGVGEGARTGFASVITGSLFLVAMFFTPLVSIVPFEAVAPALVVVGFMMVSQVTKIDWEDMGLAIPAFVTIILMPFTYSIANGLGTGFIAFVFIRTIQGRAREIHPIMWAVALAFVVFFGIGPIEQLLGLR, from the coding sequence ATGTTTTCCCAAGGATCCTCCCTGGACCGCTTCTTCCACATCTCCCAGCGAGGCTCCACAGTGGCCGACGAGGTCCGCGGCGGCCTCGCCACGTTCTTCGCCATGAGCTACATCGTCGTGCTCGCCCCGCTCATCTTGGGCACGGGCAAGGACAGCGCAGGCGTCGCCCTCGGCGTCCCGCAGGTTGCGGCCGTCACCGCGCTCGTCGCCGGTGTCATGACGATCATCATGGGCGTCTGGGCCAAGCATCCCTTCGCTCTCGCATCCGGCCTCGGCGTCAACGCCTTCGTCGCCGTCACGATCGCCAGCACGAAGGACCTCACATGGCCTGACGTGATGGGCCTCGTCGTCCTCGCCGGCATCACCATGATGATCCTCGTCCTCTCGGGCTTCCGCACGGCTGTCTTCAACGCGGTCCCCGAGAGCCTCAAGACCGCCATCGTCGTAGGCATCGGCCTCTTCATCGCCCTCATCGGCCTCGTCAACGCAGGCTTCGTCCGTCGCATCCCCGACGAGGCGGGCACCACGGTCCCGGTGGGCCTCGGCTTCGGCGGCGTGCTCATCGGCTGGCCCACGCTCACGTTCATCTTCGGCCTGCTGCTCACCATCGCCCTCGTCGTCCGCAAGACCAAGGGCGGCATCCTCATCGGCGTCGTCGTCACGACGATCTTCGGCGTCATTGTCGAGGCCCTCGCCCCGTCCGGCTCGTCCGTGAAGAACCCGGCCGGCTGGTCGCTCGTCGTCCCGGAGATCCCCTCCAAGGCCTTCGCGGTCCCCGACCTCTCGCTCATCGGCAACGTCGACGTCTTCGGCGCGTTCTCCCACATCGGCGCCATCTCCGCACTGCTGCTCAGCTTCTCCATCCTCCTCAGCATCTTCTTCGACGCCATGGGCACCATGGTCGGCGTCGCCTCGCAGGCCGGCCTCGTGGACGAGGACGGTCAGATCGAGAACGTCAATCGCGTCCTCCTCGTTGACGCTGCCGCGGCGGTTGTCGGCGGCGGGGCCTCGGCGTCGTCCAACCAGATCTTTGTGGAGTCCGCAGCCGGCGTCGGCGAAGGTGCACGCACGGGTTTCGCCTCGGTCATCACGGGCTCGCTCTTTCTGGTCGCCATGTTCTTCACGCCGCTGGTTTCCATCGTTCCGTTTGAAGCCGTTGCGCCAGCCCTCGTCGTCGTCGGATTCATGATGGTCTCTCAGGTGACCAAAATTGACTGGGAGGACATGGGGCTGGCGATTCCCGCGTTCGTCACGATCATCCTCATGCCGTTCACCTACTCCATTGCCAACGGCCTGGGCACCGGATTCATCGCCTTTGTCTTCATCCGCACCATTCAGGGCCGCGCCCGCGAGATCCACCCGATCATGTGGGCCGTGGCGCTCGCGTTCGTCGTGTTCTTCGGGATCGGCCCGATCGAGCAGCTGCTCGGCCTGCGCTGA
- a CDS encoding DUF2332 family protein: MDTDFRSVANSYRRFASRETAQTPVYREWSEAVASDSRARELISSLPEPKRQPNLVFAAARLHSGEADDGGWRLDSATGDEFTAYLNEHWLAIAETARTRATQTNEPGRCAVHLTELASVTGPVALIEVGHSAGLTLIPDLYDVEYAETAGPDVGRADSRQPGSHQPDAARPGISLPVTTQSPPIRLLTSVEGQSPVTLTCRLDGIPAPERMPEIAWRGGVDLNPLTLDPASPEGAEALRWMKALVWPGHEERAARLADAARIVTGAQSAGPWVSLRGDLSERLPELIERARADSPGAHVVVIHTAVVAYLPEPARFEALMTRLQAESDAAGQQLTWLSCEGPGVLPGIAAQLAPGSVEPGEFVLARDGVPVAAVHPWGTSARRLPVKPRQDSMNHAWIEAGSRGSNPL, translated from the coding sequence ATGGACACTGATTTCCGGAGCGTCGCGAACTCGTATCGCAGATTTGCGTCTCGAGAGACGGCGCAGACGCCCGTCTATCGCGAATGGTCCGAGGCGGTCGCGTCCGATTCGCGCGCGCGGGAACTCATCAGCTCCCTTCCGGAGCCTAAACGTCAGCCCAATCTCGTTTTCGCAGCGGCTCGCCTCCATTCAGGAGAGGCCGACGACGGCGGCTGGCGCCTCGATTCCGCCACCGGCGACGAATTCACCGCGTATCTGAACGAGCATTGGCTCGCCATCGCCGAGACGGCACGCACCCGCGCCACTCAGACCAATGAGCCGGGGCGCTGCGCCGTCCACCTGACCGAGCTGGCGTCCGTCACGGGCCCGGTGGCGCTGATCGAGGTGGGCCACTCGGCGGGCCTGACGCTCATCCCGGACCTGTACGACGTCGAGTACGCGGAGACAGCCGGCCCCGACGTGGGCCGCGCCGACTCCAGGCAGCCCGGCTCACACCAGCCCGACGCCGCGCGTCCGGGGATCTCGCTGCCCGTTACGACTCAGTCGCCTCCCATCCGGCTCCTCACGTCAGTCGAGGGTCAATCCCCCGTCACGCTGACCTGTCGGTTGGACGGGATCCCGGCGCCAGAGCGCATGCCAGAGATTGCGTGGCGAGGCGGTGTGGACCTCAACCCACTGACGCTCGACCCCGCCTCCCCTGAGGGTGCCGAGGCACTCCGATGGATGAAGGCGCTCGTCTGGCCGGGGCATGAGGAGCGGGCGGCCCGGTTGGCGGATGCGGCGCGGATCGTGACGGGGGCCCAGTCCGCCGGGCCATGGGTCTCGCTCCGCGGCGACCTCTCGGAGCGGCTGCCGGAACTCATCGAGCGCGCCCGGGCTGACTCCCCTGGCGCGCACGTCGTCGTCATCCATACGGCCGTCGTCGCGTACCTGCCGGAGCCGGCAAGGTTCGAGGCGCTGATGACGCGGTTGCAGGCAGAGTCCGACGCTGCCGGGCAGCAGCTGACCTGGCTCAGCTGCGAGGGCCCCGGCGTCCTTCCCGGCATCGCCGCCCAGCTGGCCCCCGGCTCGGTGGAGCCGGGCGAGTTCGTGCTGGCCCGGGACGGTGTGCCCGTAGCCGCCGTGCACCCCTGGGGCACATCCGCGCGGCGGCTGCCCGTCAAACCGCGTCAAGATTCGATGAACCACGCCTGGATCGAAGCCGGTTCTCGCGGGTCAAACCCCTTGTAG